A window of the Aeromicrobium phoceense genome harbors these coding sequences:
- a CDS encoding response regulator, which produces MTTNADAIRVLLVDDQELFRRGVTMVLGADGGFEIEDVDDGDAALERIAEEPFDVVLLDVRMPGRSGVEICGAIKETAPTTGIIMLTASDDEADLYESIKAGAAGYLLKDGSTYDQVAEAVKLVAAGQSLISPSMATKLLDEFVHMAKGPAPSTSLTARELQVLRLVAHGKSNRDIAGELFISENTVKNHIRNILEKLQMKSRMEAAMYAVRSKLIDDVL; this is translated from the coding sequence GTGACTACGAACGCGGATGCGATCCGGGTGCTCCTGGTCGATGACCAGGAGCTCTTCCGGAGGGGCGTCACCATGGTCCTCGGTGCCGACGGCGGTTTCGAGATCGAGGACGTCGACGACGGTGACGCGGCCCTCGAGCGGATCGCGGAGGAGCCGTTCGACGTCGTGCTGCTCGACGTCCGCATGCCCGGTCGCAGCGGCGTGGAGATCTGCGGCGCCATCAAGGAGACGGCTCCCACGACCGGCATCATCATGCTCACGGCCAGCGACGACGAGGCCGACCTCTACGAGTCGATCAAGGCCGGTGCAGCGGGCTACCTGCTCAAGGACGGCTCCACGTACGACCAGGTCGCCGAGGCGGTCAAGCTCGTCGCCGCGGGGCAGTCGCTGATCAGCCCGAGCATGGCCACCAAGCTGCTCGACGAGTTCGTGCACATGGCGAAGGGGCCGGCCCCGTCCACCAGCCTGACCGCCCGCGAGCTCCAGGTGCTGCGCCTCGTCGCCCACGGCAAGAGCAACCGCGACATCGCCGGAGAGCTCTTCATCAGCGAGAACACGGTGAAGAACCACATCCGCAACATCCTGGAGAAGCTGCAGATGAAGTCGCGGATGGAGGCGGCCATGTACGCCGTCCGCAGCAAGCTCATCGACGACGTGCTGTGA
- a CDS encoding DNA glycosylase AlkZ-like family protein, which translates to MTPRLSALQARRIALAAQGFTRSQPAEVRREHVARTAQRLGFFQIDSVNVLQRAHYLPLYSRLGPYDTELLHRAAGRAPRLLFEYWAHEASLVDVDLWPAMSHKMRSGRGMWGAMARTADENPDLIDQVESAVAQWGPITARELEARLGAQERDRTHWGWNWSQTKQALEYLFFVGRVSSARRNAAFEREYDLPERVLPTRVLALPEPSDEEAHLTLVGHAARALGVATVQCLRDYFRLAPVPTAAAVSTLVAAGTLEPVTIDGWKRQAYLHAEAARPRRVEARTLLSPFDPLVFERTRTEHLFDFRYRIEIYVPAERRVHGYYVLPFLLGDRLVARVDLKADRARGRLLVPGAFAEPDAPDSTAAELAQELHRLAGWLGLEGVEVGERGDLAHTLATECARPH; encoded by the coding sequence GTGACACCACGCCTCTCGGCGTTGCAGGCGCGACGCATCGCGCTCGCCGCCCAGGGGTTCACGCGCTCGCAGCCGGCCGAGGTCCGCCGCGAGCACGTCGCCCGCACCGCCCAGCGGCTCGGGTTCTTCCAGATCGACTCGGTCAACGTGCTGCAGCGCGCCCACTACCTGCCGCTCTACTCGCGCCTCGGGCCCTACGACACCGAGCTGCTGCACCGGGCGGCCGGTCGCGCGCCGCGGCTGCTGTTCGAGTACTGGGCGCACGAGGCGTCCCTCGTCGACGTCGACCTGTGGCCGGCGATGAGCCACAAGATGCGCTCGGGGCGTGGGATGTGGGGAGCGATGGCCCGCACCGCCGACGAGAATCCCGACCTGATCGACCAGGTCGAGTCGGCGGTCGCGCAGTGGGGCCCGATCACGGCGCGCGAGCTGGAGGCCCGGCTCGGTGCGCAGGAGCGCGACCGGACGCACTGGGGCTGGAACTGGTCCCAGACGAAGCAGGCGCTGGAGTACCTCTTCTTCGTCGGTCGCGTGTCGTCGGCCCGGCGCAACGCCGCGTTCGAGCGAGAGTACGACCTGCCCGAGCGCGTCCTGCCCACTCGGGTGCTCGCCCTGCCCGAGCCGTCCGACGAGGAGGCGCACCTGACGCTCGTCGGCCACGCCGCCCGGGCCCTGGGCGTCGCGACCGTGCAGTGCCTGCGCGACTACTTCCGTCTGGCGCCCGTCCCCACGGCTGCGGCGGTGAGCACGCTCGTCGCCGCCGGCACGCTCGAGCCGGTGACCATCGACGGGTGGAAGCGGCAGGCCTACCTGCACGCCGAGGCGGCGCGTCCGCGCCGGGTGGAGGCACGCACCCTGCTCAGCCCGTTCGACCCGCTGGTCTTCGAGCGCACGCGCACCGAGCACCTCTTCGACTTCCGCTACCGGATCGAGATCTACGTGCCGGCCGAGCGACGCGTGCACGGCTACTACGTCCTGCCGTTCCTGCTGGGCGACCGCCTCGTGGCTCGGGTCGACCTCAAGGCCGATCGCGCGCGCGGCCGGCTGCTGGTGCCGGGGGCCTTCGCCGAGCCCGACGCGCCCGACTCCACTGCCGCCGAGCTGGCGCAGGAGCTGCACCGGCTCGCCGGATGGCTGGGGCTGGAGGGCGTCGAGGTGGGGGAGCGGGGAGATCTGGCTCATACGCTGGCGACGGAGTGTGCCCGCCCGCACTAG